The following coding sequences lie in one Lichenicola cladoniae genomic window:
- a CDS encoding type IV secretion system protein VirB3, which yields MDTLFLACTRPAMWQGVPIEAACLNAMGTVIFFIIMKNPCYMLIGVVLHYVIRTLISRDYNVFGVFRLWVDTKGLARNASRWGGSSVSPLPLRRARSAREVRIHV from the coding sequence GTGGACACGCTGTTTCTCGCCTGCACACGCCCTGCCATGTGGCAGGGCGTGCCCATCGAGGCGGCGTGTCTCAACGCCATGGGCACCGTCATTTTCTTCATCATCATGAAGAATCCTTGTTACATGCTGATCGGCGTCGTCCTGCACTACGTCATCCGCACCCTCATCAGCCGCGACTACAACGTGTTCGGCGTGTTCCGCCTGTGGGTGGATACCAAGGGACTGGCGCGCAATGCCTCCCGTTGGGGCGGCTCATCGGTCAGCCCGCTTCCTCTTCGCCGCGCTCGTTCTGCTCGGGAGGTCCGCATCCATGTTTAA
- a CDS encoding VirB4 family type IV secretion/conjugal transfer ATPase, which produces MFKLAAAAREREPDTYVPFVGHAAPGTLLLDDGSKLVMIRLGGVAWETADPELVNARHAQRNILFRNIASDRLVLATHVIRSMADADEYPTGECRSGFARELDAAYRGRLLDGRLYRNDLFLSVLLRPSQAGGQRVSGLLNRRRRGELNRTPSVPDMERLETTVTTLIAGLAEYQPKRLALRSNARGVVFSEIAEALRLVLTLDRMPVPLVNGHLGGAIYTDRVIVGREAIELRAPGGSTYAAGFGLREYPASTWPGMFDAILAAPYCCVLTQTFAFLNKQVAQDKMTRKQNQMANASDKAASQAVGLSEAADLLQSNAFVMGDHHLTLVAFADTLPALSEVVAHARRDLAESGAVVTREDLALEAVYWAQLPGNMRLRSRPGAINSRNFAAMASLHNYPPGPARGHWGEPLTVFRTTGGTPYRFHLHASTATVTDLGNIFIAGPSGSGKTLWVLFTLALAEKHGATVVYFDKDRGGEILARALGGSYLVLPSGQPSGLAPLKALDAAPGNLVFLKQLITGLITADGVELPPDMDRRLDQGLRQVMSLPPKHRSLGELRAFLGQADANGPGARLEKWCQGGSLGWVLDNDTDDVRLDASFLGFDMTAVLDDPRTRGPMMAYLFHRVESLLDGRRMIVAIDEFWKALADEAFRDLVNDKLKTIRKLNGVVILATQSPRDALNSPIAHSIIEQCPTQIFMPNDKADEADYRTGFKLTEGEFEAVSQDLVQAGPDGGRRFLLKQGNASVACELNLSGLDDMRAVLSGTKSTVALMEQLIRELGPEPDVWLPVFRRSYRQAAA; this is translated from the coding sequence ATGTTTAAGCTTGCCGCTGCCGCGCGGGAGCGCGAACCGGACACCTACGTGCCGTTCGTCGGCCACGCTGCGCCCGGCACGCTGCTGCTCGATGACGGGTCCAAGCTGGTCATGATCCGCCTGGGCGGCGTCGCCTGGGAAACGGCTGACCCTGAGCTGGTCAACGCCCGCCACGCACAGCGCAACATCCTGTTTCGGAACATCGCGTCCGATCGCCTGGTGCTGGCGACGCATGTCATCCGCTCCATGGCGGACGCCGACGAATACCCGACCGGAGAATGCCGCAGCGGCTTTGCCCGCGAGTTGGATGCAGCCTATCGCGGCCGGCTGCTGGACGGCCGGCTCTACCGCAACGACCTGTTCCTGTCCGTGCTGCTGCGCCCTTCTCAAGCGGGTGGCCAACGCGTGTCCGGCCTGCTCAACCGCCGTCGTCGTGGCGAGCTGAACCGAACGCCCTCGGTGCCCGACATGGAACGGTTGGAAACAACCGTGACAACGCTGATCGCGGGCCTGGCTGAGTACCAGCCCAAGCGGCTCGCCCTGCGCTCGAATGCGCGTGGCGTGGTCTTCTCCGAGATTGCCGAGGCCCTGCGCCTGGTGCTGACTTTGGATCGGATGCCGGTGCCCCTGGTCAACGGGCACCTGGGTGGCGCGATCTATACGGATCGGGTGATCGTCGGACGCGAAGCGATCGAGCTGCGCGCGCCTGGTGGCTCTACCTACGCGGCCGGCTTCGGCCTGCGCGAATATCCTGCCTCCACCTGGCCCGGCATGTTCGATGCCATCCTGGCTGCACCGTATTGCTGCGTGCTCACGCAGACCTTCGCCTTCCTGAACAAGCAGGTGGCGCAGGATAAGATGACCCGCAAGCAGAACCAGATGGCCAACGCCTCCGACAAGGCGGCAAGCCAGGCGGTCGGGCTCTCCGAAGCCGCCGATCTGCTGCAAAGCAACGCCTTCGTTATGGGCGACCACCACCTGACGCTTGTAGCCTTTGCCGATACCCTGCCGGCGCTGTCCGAAGTAGTGGCTCATGCACGCCGCGACCTGGCGGAAAGCGGTGCCGTGGTGACGCGCGAAGATTTGGCCCTCGAGGCCGTTTATTGGGCGCAGCTCCCCGGCAACATGCGGCTGCGCTCGCGGCCCGGAGCAATCAACAGCCGCAATTTCGCGGCCATGGCGTCACTGCACAATTATCCGCCTGGGCCAGCCCGCGGGCACTGGGGCGAGCCGCTGACGGTGTTCCGCACTACGGGCGGCACGCCCTACCGTTTTCACCTTCACGCCTCTACGGCGACAGTGACCGACCTTGGCAATATCTTCATCGCCGGCCCGTCCGGCTCCGGCAAAACGTTATGGGTGTTGTTCACCCTGGCGCTCGCCGAGAAGCACGGCGCAACCGTGGTCTATTTCGACAAGGACCGGGGCGGGGAGATCCTCGCCCGTGCCCTCGGCGGCTCTTACCTCGTGCTGCCGTCCGGCCAACCATCTGGCTTGGCACCGCTCAAGGCGCTCGATGCCGCGCCCGGCAATCTGGTGTTCCTCAAGCAGCTCATCACCGGCCTGATCACCGCCGATGGCGTCGAGCTGCCGCCTGACATGGACCGCAGGCTTGACCAGGGCTTGCGCCAGGTCATGTCCCTCCCGCCCAAGCATCGGTCCCTGGGCGAGCTGCGCGCCTTTCTGGGACAAGCAGATGCCAATGGGCCAGGTGCCCGGCTTGAGAAGTGGTGCCAGGGCGGATCGCTCGGCTGGGTGCTGGACAACGACACCGACGACGTGCGCCTCGATGCCTCTTTTCTCGGCTTCGACATGACCGCCGTACTGGACGATCCGCGCACGCGCGGGCCGATGATGGCGTACCTGTTCCACCGCGTTGAGTCGCTGCTTGACGGTCGCCGCATGATCGTCGCGATCGACGAGTTCTGGAAGGCGCTCGCGGACGAGGCGTTCCGTGATCTGGTCAACGACAAGCTCAAGACCATCCGCAAGCTCAACGGCGTGGTGATCCTGGCGACGCAGAGCCCGCGTGATGCACTCAATAGCCCGATCGCCCACTCGATTATCGAGCAGTGCCCGACGCAGATTTTCATGCCGAACGACAAGGCGGATGAGGCGGACTACCGAACCGGCTTCAAGCTGACCGAAGGCGAGTTCGAGGCCGTCAGCCAGGATTTGGTTCAGGCCGGCCCGGATGGCGGGCGGCGCTTCCTGCTCAAGCAGGGCAACGCCTCGGTGGCATGCGAGCTGAACCTATCCGGCCTCGATGACATGCGCGCCGTGCTGTCCGGCACGAAAAGCACGGTGGCGCTGATGGAACAGTTGATCCGTGAGCTGGGGCCGGAGCCGGACGTCTGGCTACCGGTCTTCCGGCGGAGCTACCGCCAGGCGGCGGCATGA
- a CDS encoding type IV secretion system protein, translating into MMMGRREETMRSILVAGFGAVALFASSAAHAELPVIDGANLVNTAKTVVQGAQQISQLAQQLESMKQQLATAQQTYESLTHAPTGALGSFSSQFNVTALRNVLPQGATTLGPVLNGTNLGAMGSMGQQYANQNRIYQPQANDFAAQQMTTNANSIAGVQALANQLFFSASQHINVIQSLEGELTTAPDTKTVGDIQARMATEQTYIAAQQVQAQSVQTWQAAQVRNVEEQNTEAQRQNIDDVLAQDASSSNGS; encoded by the coding sequence ATGATGATGGGCAGGAGGGAAGAAACGATGCGAAGCATACTCGTGGCAGGTTTCGGCGCTGTGGCGCTGTTCGCGTCCAGCGCGGCGCACGCAGAATTGCCGGTGATTGACGGTGCCAACCTGGTCAACACCGCCAAAACGGTCGTGCAGGGCGCGCAGCAGATTTCGCAGCTTGCACAGCAGCTTGAGAGCATGAAGCAGCAGTTGGCCACGGCGCAGCAGACATATGAGTCACTGACGCATGCACCGACCGGCGCCTTGGGGTCTTTCAGCAGCCAGTTCAACGTGACCGCGCTTCGCAACGTCCTGCCTCAAGGGGCGACGACCCTTGGGCCGGTCCTGAACGGCACGAACCTGGGCGCTATGGGCTCCATGGGGCAGCAGTATGCGAACCAGAACCGCATCTATCAGCCGCAGGCGAACGACTTTGCGGCGCAGCAGATGACAACGAACGCCAACTCCATCGCAGGAGTGCAGGCGCTAGCGAATCAACTGTTCTTCTCGGCGTCGCAGCACATCAACGTCATCCAGTCGCTGGAAGGCGAGCTGACGACTGCCCCGGACACAAAAACCGTGGGCGACATACAGGCCCGCATGGCGACCGAGCAAACCTACATCGCTGCTCAACAGGTCCAGGCGCAGTCGGTGCAGACCTGGCAGGCCGCGCAAGTCCGTAACGTCGAGGAACAGAACACCGAGGCGCAGCGGCAGAACATTGATGACGTGCTGGCGCAGGATGCGTCCAGCTCGAACGGGAGCTAA
- a CDS encoding EexN family lipoprotein, with the protein MILALPAWAQSVPPEAQRTVEFYVQHPSLRSRVNSACLNDPGHLRNAADCWNAHNADLQATARETHRMAGDTSNPDTQAYWDKRPNERKFKVNICKNMPIDHQIKAGCGPAQKSMLTAQQRGS; encoded by the coding sequence ATGATCCTGGCGCTGCCAGCGTGGGCGCAGTCTGTTCCACCCGAGGCACAGCGCACCGTGGAATTCTACGTGCAGCATCCTTCGCTGCGCTCCCGCGTGAATAGCGCCTGCCTCAACGATCCCGGGCATCTACGGAACGCAGCCGACTGCTGGAACGCGCATAACGCCGATCTGCAAGCCACAGCGCGCGAGACGCACCGGATGGCCGGTGACACCAGCAATCCTGACACTCAAGCTTATTGGGACAAAAGACCTAACGAGCGGAAGTTTAAGGTCAACATCTGTAAGAACATGCCGATTGACCATCAAATCAAGGCTGGCTGTGGTCCTGCACAAAAATCAATGCTCACGGCACAGCAACGCGGTAGCTGA
- a CDS encoding type IV secretion system protein: MNSLNGTAVFSYIQNLIETPLLDSLGMLMTALVAYAAAPVQTAVVIYIALTGILILRGHASEGIGSLVSRAIKLSIVVWFATNGGEYATWLNDFFLVSLPNDVTRAVSSSMAGGTAISANSFDILLLKSFDSGLQVWKLLHWYDIGEKAFVILFWAVSIMACVVMFAIWAISHISLGVFVALGPLMLPLVLFPVTKPIFERWIGAMISAVIVQVVTVILLTITLQVEAMLVAQLAGYTGTNPFEQIRILVAACAFFAFATLLAFQIPGFGTALAGGLHFHTGAIARATLGVATGGASELARKAGAMSQQADKAVMGGVRTVYQRIRPSTGGSLSKASTPRR; this comes from the coding sequence ATGAACTCACTGAACGGGACGGCCGTCTTTAGCTATATCCAGAACCTGATCGAGACGCCGTTACTCGACAGCCTTGGAATGCTCATGACTGCGCTGGTTGCTTATGCTGCCGCGCCCGTTCAAACGGCTGTCGTGATCTATATTGCCCTGACCGGCATCCTGATTTTGCGTGGCCATGCGAGCGAGGGTATCGGCAGCCTGGTTAGCCGGGCCATCAAGCTGAGCATCGTCGTCTGGTTTGCAACCAATGGCGGTGAGTATGCCACCTGGCTGAATGACTTCTTCCTAGTCAGCCTTCCCAACGACGTAACTCGAGCGGTGTCGTCCTCGATGGCGGGCGGCACCGCCATTAGCGCTAACTCGTTTGATATCCTGCTGCTTAAGTCTTTTGATTCCGGGCTCCAAGTCTGGAAATTGCTGCACTGGTATGACATTGGCGAAAAGGCGTTTGTCATCCTGTTTTGGGCCGTTTCGATCATGGCCTGCGTAGTGATGTTTGCGATCTGGGCTATCTCGCACATCAGTCTTGGAGTGTTTGTCGCGCTCGGTCCGTTGATGCTGCCGCTTGTGTTGTTTCCCGTAACCAAGCCGATCTTCGAGCGGTGGATCGGCGCGATGATTTCGGCCGTAATTGTCCAAGTCGTCACCGTGATTCTGCTGACCATCACGTTGCAGGTCGAGGCAATGCTTGTGGCGCAGCTCGCCGGCTACACCGGAACAAATCCATTCGAGCAAATCCGTATTCTGGTAGCAGCGTGTGCGTTCTTTGCCTTCGCCACTCTGCTCGCCTTTCAAATTCCCGGCTTCGGGACTGCCCTGGCAGGCGGGCTGCACTTTCATACCGGAGCCATTGCCCGTGCGACGCTCGGCGTTGCAACCGGTGGCGCGTCTGAGCTGGCGCGCAAGGCCGGCGCCATGAGCCAGCAGGCCGACAAAGCCGTGATGGGTGGCGTCCGCACTGTCTATCAGCGCATCCGCCCCTCAACCGGCGGCTCTCTCTCCAAGGCTTCCACACCCCGGCGCTAA
- a CDS encoding virB8 family protein — translation MNAISKRIPVGAFQARPVSNDPDLLDAYFKQVASYEGDRLKAAQRSTRLAWTIAAATGIVAATACIAVASLTPLKTVVPVVFRVDSTTGMVDRVYDVRGGELAATEAERRYFLWQYVLHRQGYNYAEAQRDFDVVNLMSTADVQQLYADWFKGSNPQSPQVLLGRGGSSTLNWVSTSFLGPKLAQVRFTQQERKGGALLSAKHMVATIGFDFASGPISGSAINVNPDGFLVTSFHVDQESAQ, via the coding sequence ATGAACGCGATTTCCAAGCGCATCCCTGTCGGTGCCTTCCAGGCCCGACCGGTCTCGAACGATCCCGATCTGCTGGACGCCTATTTCAAGCAGGTTGCGAGCTACGAGGGCGATCGCCTCAAGGCGGCGCAACGGAGCACCCGCCTGGCGTGGACTATTGCCGCTGCGACCGGCATCGTCGCTGCCACGGCCTGCATCGCGGTCGCGAGCCTTACGCCGCTCAAGACCGTCGTGCCGGTCGTGTTCCGCGTGGACAGCACCACCGGCATGGTCGATCGGGTCTATGACGTGCGCGGTGGCGAGCTGGCCGCCACCGAAGCCGAGCGCCGTTATTTCCTCTGGCAATACGTACTGCATCGCCAGGGCTACAACTACGCCGAAGCGCAACGCGACTTCGATGTGGTCAACCTCATGTCCACGGCGGACGTGCAGCAACTATACGCCGATTGGTTCAAGGGCTCGAACCCGCAAAGCCCGCAAGTCTTGCTTGGCCGGGGCGGTAGCTCCACCCTGAATTGGGTATCCACCTCGTTCCTTGGCCCCAAGCTGGCGCAAGTCCGTTTCACCCAGCAGGAGCGCAAGGGCGGTGCGCTGCTGTCAGCAAAGCACATGGTCGCGACGATCGGCTTCGACTTCGCGTCAGGCCCAATCAGCGGCAGCGCTATCAACGTCAATCCGGACGGCTTCCTCGTCACCAGCTTCCATGTCGATCAGGAGAGCGCGCAATGA
- the virB9 gene encoding P-type conjugative transfer protein VirB9 yields MRRSIVLALLTSCALASPALAVQTPHAGRYDSRVRVVAYNPMNVVRVIGGTFASTEIMFAPGETITQIAIGDADGWLAAPTGNLLFLKPTEVRAPTNAQVVTKRPDGSVRSYQFELVAHAGTVDHPAEGAQFAINFIYPADARQAAADAEHKRQANTDELVAQNRLAVDFYYGPRNWRYTAQGSTAIQPLAVSDNGRLTAFRFPGNMTLPTIYTVGPDGQETIVPYTMHGDLAVVSVTAREFRLRYGEDVLRVFNLAFDPIGQNPGTGTTDAGIVRTVRGTG; encoded by the coding sequence ATGAGGCGCAGCATCGTCCTGGCCCTGCTCACGAGCTGCGCGCTCGCCAGCCCGGCCCTCGCTGTCCAAACCCCGCACGCTGGCCGCTATGACTCCCGCGTGCGGGTCGTCGCCTACAACCCGATGAACGTCGTGCGGGTAATCGGCGGCACCTTCGCCAGCACCGAAATCATGTTCGCGCCTGGCGAGACCATCACACAGATTGCCATTGGCGATGCGGACGGCTGGCTCGCGGCCCCGACCGGCAATCTCCTGTTTCTCAAGCCAACCGAGGTTCGTGCTCCCACGAACGCCCAAGTGGTGACCAAGCGGCCGGATGGCTCCGTCCGCTCCTACCAGTTCGAGCTTGTGGCCCATGCCGGCACAGTCGATCACCCCGCCGAGGGCGCACAATTCGCCATCAACTTCATCTATCCCGCCGATGCGAGACAGGCGGCCGCCGACGCCGAGCACAAGCGGCAAGCGAACACCGATGAGCTGGTGGCGCAGAACCGGCTTGCTGTGGATTTCTATTATGGCCCGCGAAACTGGCGCTACACGGCGCAAGGGTCTACCGCGATCCAGCCGCTTGCAGTCAGCGACAATGGCCGGCTGACTGCCTTCCGCTTCCCCGGCAACATGACCCTGCCGACCATCTACACGGTCGGGCCGGACGGGCAGGAAACCATCGTCCCCTACACCATGCACGGCGACCTGGCCGTGGTGTCGGTCACGGCGCGCGAGTTCCGGTTGCGCTACGGCGAGGACGTGCTTCGCGTGTTCAACCTGGCCTTTGATCCGATCGGCCAGAACCCCGGCACCGGCACCACGGACGCCGGCATCGTTCGCACCGTGCGGGGGACCGGATGA
- the virB10 gene encoding type IV secretion system protein VirB10 has translation MMSGQVPQNPVEPQAAPEGPILAGERHVSDVAGKSSFSRKRGAVLLACATGAAVAFILIRPQHKHVDPNAISADRLQVRQVTRYEPALPPEAVTPATYRVPTPSVTAPTLPVDNGAAAPSFMQLGNKQPVDPLAKARHAGLFVYTGGNGSGGAGLGGQEGGPATLGAAGPNELAAKLQATPITSVTATVLQHQPYLLTQGTVIGCVLQTALDSTLPGFTTCIIPQDVIGKSGITLLDRGTKIVGEYHGGMTQGQNRLFVLWTRAETPAGVIINLDSPAADPLGRAGFDGTVETHFWQRFGGALMLSLVQGGIQAGVSSVSPNGSNYINTGNVSSVASTSLDNSINIRPTLRKNQGELVSIFVARDLDFSTVYQVTTAYSPPMDLTGAGR, from the coding sequence ATGATGAGTGGTCAGGTGCCGCAGAACCCGGTCGAGCCGCAGGCCGCGCCGGAAGGCCCGATCCTGGCCGGCGAGCGCCACGTCTCCGACGTTGCCGGCAAGTCCAGTTTCAGCCGCAAGAGAGGGGCCGTTCTTCTCGCCTGCGCGACCGGTGCCGCGGTGGCCTTCATTCTGATCCGGCCGCAGCATAAGCATGTCGATCCGAATGCGATCTCGGCCGACAGGCTCCAGGTGCGCCAGGTCACGCGCTACGAACCGGCGTTACCACCCGAGGCCGTCACCCCTGCCACCTACAGGGTGCCGACGCCTTCTGTCACGGCTCCAACGCTGCCGGTCGATAACGGCGCGGCGGCTCCATCCTTCATGCAACTCGGCAACAAGCAGCCGGTCGATCCGCTGGCCAAGGCCCGTCATGCCGGCCTGTTTGTTTATACCGGCGGCAATGGCAGCGGCGGCGCCGGGCTTGGTGGACAGGAAGGAGGGCCGGCAACCCTTGGGGCGGCCGGGCCGAACGAGCTGGCGGCCAAGCTCCAGGCGACGCCGATCACCAGCGTCACCGCGACCGTGCTGCAACACCAGCCGTATCTGCTGACACAAGGCACAGTGATCGGCTGCGTGCTGCAAACCGCCCTGGATAGCACCCTGCCCGGTTTCACCACCTGCATCATTCCGCAGGACGTGATTGGCAAGAGCGGCATCACCCTGCTCGATCGGGGCACCAAGATCGTAGGCGAGTACCACGGCGGCATGACGCAGGGTCAGAACCGGCTCTTTGTTCTGTGGACCCGCGCGGAGACGCCTGCCGGTGTCATCATCAACCTCGATAGTCCGGCCGCTGATCCACTCGGCCGGGCCGGCTTCGACGGCACCGTGGAAACGCATTTCTGGCAGCGGTTTGGCGGCGCCCTCATGCTTTCGCTTGTCCAGGGCGGCATCCAGGCCGGCGTGTCGTCGGTTTCTCCGAACGGCTCGAACTACATCAACACCGGCAACGTGAGCAGCGTTGCCAGCACAAGCCTCGACAACAGCATCAACATCCGACCGACCTTGCGAAAGAACCAGGGCGAGCTGGTCAGCATCTTCGTCGCCCGCGATCTGGATTTCTCCACCGTCTATCAGGTCACCACCGCCTACAGCCCGCCGATGGATCTGACCGGAGCCGGCCGATGA
- the virB11 gene encoding P-type DNA transfer ATPase VirB11 encodes MRRGERTLRLMLAPIAPELADDSVTEVVINRPGEVGIERRAGWTWRDVPELTFDRLDGIAVLCAAMSSQDVGPERPLCGSMLPDGQRVQICRPPAVAAGTISLTIRRPNSFAPSLADLENGGLFTHTEAAQFRSHPADDELCELHHAKNWRKFCALAVRSHKTAIISGDTGSGKTTVAKALIQEIPDYERLVTIEDTAEFNLTRRNVVPLFYSKGDQGLAKVRSEELIEAGLRMRPDRVLMQELRDGAAFSFIRGVAAGHPGSITTLHAGSAAGAFDALRLMVKQHDAGKHLADADVRAFLLQLVDVVIHCEKRRDGSRGIREVWFDPAAKLSRPGPALAAE; translated from the coding sequence ATGAGGCGCGGCGAGCGCACCTTGCGCCTCATGCTCGCGCCAATCGCGCCCGAGCTGGCCGATGACAGCGTGACGGAAGTCGTCATCAACCGGCCGGGCGAGGTCGGGATCGAGCGTCGCGCCGGCTGGACTTGGCGCGACGTGCCGGAGCTGACGTTCGATCGGCTCGATGGCATCGCCGTGCTGTGTGCCGCCATGTCGTCACAGGACGTAGGACCGGAACGCCCGCTATGCGGTTCGATGCTGCCGGACGGGCAGCGTGTACAGATATGCCGCCCGCCCGCTGTGGCGGCCGGAACGATCAGCCTCACGATCCGCCGCCCGAACAGCTTTGCGCCGTCTCTAGCCGATCTCGAGAACGGCGGATTGTTCACTCATACCGAGGCCGCGCAGTTTCGCTCCCATCCCGCCGACGATGAGCTGTGCGAGCTGCACCATGCCAAGAACTGGCGGAAATTCTGTGCCTTAGCGGTGCGATCCCACAAAACCGCGATCATCAGCGGCGACACCGGGTCCGGCAAAACCACCGTCGCAAAGGCGTTGATTCAGGAAATCCCCGATTACGAACGCTTGGTCACGATCGAGGACACCGCCGAGTTCAACCTGACACGGCGCAACGTCGTGCCGCTGTTCTACTCCAAAGGGGATCAGGGGCTCGCCAAGGTCCGGTCCGAGGAACTGATCGAGGCGGGGCTGCGGATGCGGCCCGATCGCGTGCTGATGCAGGAGCTGCGTGACGGCGCGGCCTTCTCGTTCATCCGTGGCGTTGCGGCAGGCCATCCCGGCTCCATCACCACACTGCACGCCGGCAGCGCGGCCGGCGCGTTCGACGCGCTGCGCCTCATGGTTAAGCAGCATGACGCCGGCAAGCACCTGGCAGACGCCGACGTGCGCGCCTTCCTGCTCCAGCTCGTGGATGTGGTGATCCATTGCGAGAAGCGGCGGGACGGAAGCCGGGGCATCCGTGAGGTCTGGTTCGATCCCGCCGCCAAGCTCAGCCGTCCCGGCCCTGCCCTTGCTGCCGAATAG